The following are from one region of the Coffea eugenioides isolate CCC68of chromosome 2, Ceug_1.0, whole genome shotgun sequence genome:
- the LOC113759848 gene encoding uncharacterized protein LOC113759848 gives MAPNQDIGWDYATPVGNDRKVAKCNYCGKIVHGGITRMKQHIGHVAGQVEACPAAPRDVSELLKKHLKEGKNARAATQKKKESLLSSINLLNENEDDEDDNVFELNEEEIEVLERKQYKRAMEESRYMRFMEEQRRHSISGGQPTMDFTSGSTSSSMPNLLSSRNKRALSQSFKLKEGVLGPKGVDPYMFPSKNKSIKTDSGPYYQSMIDTIASAGTGIRGPTGKQIGGEYLNEEMTDVDQYISSIKHKWKTYGCTIMCDGWSTRTKHPIINFMVYCDRDMIYHSSIDCTNKVKTANFVLSLMDKVVDSIGEQNIVQIVTDSESSMKAAGEQLMKKRKHLFWSPCAAHCIDLMLEDIGQMKSIKDAIKQGKRITSFIYNSDKVVNLMKTYTNHRELLRPGITRFATEFIAMESLLCHSTELKRMCTSNEWQEYNSSSKRREEAAEVSDLILSERFWKKVRRVCAIMEPLVKVLKVIDQDKKPTLPIIYEAMDRAKMAIQSAVKDYEKYWDIIDDRWYRQLHRNLHAAAYFLNPALQYSGTCEFNTSEVRRGLKEVIKRLEPNLEVQAKAMNEINTFVNKIGEFGSALAIKVVAASLPAEWWNMYGEEAPNLRNIAIKVLSQTCTSSGYERNWSTWSLIHTKLRNRLAIEKLHKLVFVHYNMRLRVKNLMYKNDTDDFYDPIDLNHIFDENDILDEWVRENEPSLIHENDLSWLDKAISESEGREQSHDSDHDNDMPLSQFITGMKKKHKERASTSKSKGIGKKKVISKSISSSSTKSSSSEKDDSSNDDDDGGANMRHSQPKNVYGSGSGGNYHDSQYTGGMSWGQGDDNYYATQDTDHGYRPGIEAQRQYLSKITEFSSEGDSSYNSNSRRYSEFHEHMQDLNVGHSYGVYDSGKSLGTRWSGHEFERSLAGSISYCSEYGSYGGPSHLQRSTSVSTGSYGGPSHLQRSTSVSTGGYYNRPTGIHHDESAFDSRSIGYYGHNYGSSSSTNDSLHYRGFSYYHRGDEFGSNPPPLPHFNHGSSSASSNLRDEQYGSYISSHSHEENQMQMPYSYSNRSEDEHDFEPPRHSTWH, from the exons ATGGCTCCAAATCAAGACATTGGTTGGGATTATGCTACTCCAGTTGGTAATGACAGAAAGGTTGCAAAGTGTAATTATTGTGGTAAAATTGTACACGGAGGAATTACAAGAATGAAACAACATATTGGACATGTAGCAGGACAAGTAGAGGCATGTCCGGCAGCTCCAAGAGATGTAAGCGAGCTTTTAAAGAAACACTTGAAAGAAGGTAAGAATGCAAGAGCTgcaacacaaaagaaaaaagaatcatTGCTTTCGTCCATCAATCTACTAAATGAAAATgaggatgatgaagatgataatGTTTTCGAGcttaatgaagaagaaattgaagtTTTGGAAAGAAAGCAATATAAGCGAGCTATGGAAGAAAGTAGATACATGAGATTTATGGAAGAGCAACGTAGGCATTCTATATCTGGAGGTCAGCCAACTATGGATTTTACATCTG GGAGTACCAGTTCAAGTATGCCGAATCTATTGTCCTCTAGAAATAAAAGAGCTTTGTCACAGAGTTTTAAACTCAAGGAAGGAGTTTTGGGGCCAAAAGGAGTTGATCCATACATGTTTCCCTCAAAAAATAAGTCAATAAAAA CTGATAGTGGTCCTTATTATCAATCGATGATTGACACAATTGCTAGTGCTGGAACTGGAATTAGAGGGCCAACAGGTAAACAAATTGGAGGTGAATATTTGAATGAGGAGATGACAGATGTTGACCAATACATTAGTTCCATTAAACATAAATGGAAAACATATGGGTGCACAATCATGTGTGATGGGTGGAGTACTCGGACAAAGCATCCAATCATTAATTTCATGGTGTACTGTGATAGAGACATGATATACCACAGCTCTATCGATTGTACAAACAAGGTAAAGACTGCAAACTTTGTCTTATCCTTAATGGATAAAGTTGTGGATTCCATTGGAGAACAAAATATTGTACAAATTGTCACTGATAGCGAATCTAGCATGAAGGCAGCCGGAGAGCAACTGATGAAGAAAAGGAAGCATTTGTTTTGGTCACCATGTGCTGCACATTGCATTGATTTGATGCTAGAAGACATTGGTCAGATGAAGTCAATAAAGGATGCTATCAAACAAGGTAAGAGAATTACCAGTTTTATATACAATAGTGACAAAGTGGTCAACCTAATGAAGACATATACAAATCATAGAGAGTTATTGCGACCCGGCATAACAAGATTTGCTACCGAGTTCATTGCAATGGAAAGTCTTCTTTGTCATTCTACCGAATTGAAACGAATGTGTACTTCAAATGAGTGGCAGGAGTATAATAGCAGTTCTAAAAGAAGGGAAGAAGCTGCTGAAGTGTCTGACTTGATTTTGTCagaaagattttggaaaaaggtACGACGGGTATGTGCAATCATGGAGCCGCTAGTGAAAGTTTTAAAAGTGATTGATCAGGATAAAAAACCAACACTACCCATCATATATGAGGCAATGGATAGGGCTAAAATGGCAATCCAAAGTGCAGTGAAAGACTATGAAAAGTATTGGGATATCATTGATGACAGATGGTATAGGCAGTTACATCGAAACTTGCATGCAGCAG CCTATTTCTTAAATCCCGCTCTTCAATATTCCGGCACTTGTGAATTTAACACGTCTGAAGTTAGAAGGGGATTGAAAGAAGTAATCAAAAGGCTTGAACCAAATTTAGAAGTGCAAGCAAAAGCAATGAACGAG ATAAATACATTCGTGAACAAAATTGGAGAGTTTGGAAGTGCACTTGCAATTAAGGTAGTAGCTGCATCTTTACCAG CTGAATGGTGGAATATGTATGGTGAAGAAGCTCCTAATTTAAGAAATATTGCAATTAAAGTTCTAAGTCAAACTTGTACATCATCTGGCTATGAAAGAAATTGGAGTACGTGGTCTTTGATACATACAAAACTTCGAAATCGATTGGCAATTGAAAAGTTGCACAAGTTGGTATTCGTGCACTACAACATGCGGCTTAGAGTGAAGAATTTGATGTACAAAAATGACACTGATGATTTTTATGATCCAATTGATTTAAATCAcatttttgatgaaaatgatatATTAGATGAGTGGGTCCGAGAAAATGAGCCGTCATTGATTCATGAAAATGATTTGAGTTGGTTGGATAAGGCCATCAGTGAAAGTGAAGGGAGAGAACAAAGTCATGATAGTGATCATGATAATGATATGCCTTTGTCCCAATTCATAACTGGTATGAAAAAGAAACATAAGGAGCGAGCATCTACGAGCAAAAGCAAGGGTATTGGGAAGAAAAAAGTTATATCAAAATCCATTTCATCTTCCTCTACCAAAAGTTCTAGCAGTGAAAAAGATGACAGCagtaatgatgatgatgatggagGAGCGAACATGAGACATTCTCAACCAAAAAATGTTTATGGTAGTGGTAGTGGTGGTAACTATCATGATAGCCAATATACTGGTGGCATGTCATGGGGTCAAGGAGATGATAACTATTATGCTACTCAAGACACTGATCATGGATATCGTCCTGGTATAGAAGCACAGCGgcaatatttgagcaaaataactGAATTTTCAAGTGAAGGTGACTCTTCTTACAACTCAAATTCTAGGAGATATTCTGAATTTCATGAGCACATGCAAGATTTAAATGTAGGTCATTCATATGGAGTCTATGATTCTGGTAAAAGTTTGGGTACTAGGTGGTCAGGACATGAATTTGAGCGATCACTTGCAGGCTCTATTTCTTATTGCTCTGAATACGGATCATATGGTGGACCTAGCCATCTTCAGAGGTCCACTAGTGTTTCTACTGGATCATATGGTGGACCTAGCCATCTTCAAAGGTCCACTAGTGTTTCTACTGGTGGATATTATAATCGGCCAACTGGAATACATCATGACGAATCTGCATTTGATTCACGTAGCATTGGTTATTATGGACACAACTATGGTTCATCCAGTAGCACCAATGATAGTTTACACTATCGAGGGTTCAGTTACTACCATAGAGGTGACGAATTTGGATCAAATCCACCACCATTGCCACATTTTAATCATGGTTCATCTAGTGCGTCATCAAACTTAAGAGATGAACAATATGGTTCATATATTTCTTCCCATTCACATGaagaaaatcaaatgcaaatgCCATATTCTTACTCTAATCGGTCGGAAGATGAGCATGATTTTGAACCTCCTCGTCATTCTACATGGCACTAA